One region of Bubalus kerabau isolate K-KA32 ecotype Philippines breed swamp buffalo chromosome 6, PCC_UOA_SB_1v2, whole genome shotgun sequence genomic DNA includes:
- the LOC129655503 gene encoding fatty-acid amide hydrolase 1, which translates to MVLDEPWAALSGVSGAALACCFVAAALALRWSSRRTARASAVRARQRQKAALDTMDKAAQRFRLQNPDLDSEALLALPLPQLVQKLHSGDLYPEAVLFTYIGKAWEVNKGTNCVTTYLADCETQLCKVPRQGLLYGVPVSLKECFSYKGQDSTLGLSLNQGVPAEGDCVVVQVLKLQGALPFVHTNVPQSMFSFDCSNPLFGPTMNPWNSSKSPGGSSGGEGALIATGGSPLGLGTDIGGSIRFPSAFCGICGLKPTGNRLSKSGLKGCVYGQVAVQLAVGPMARDVESLALCLRALLCEDMFRLDPTVPPLPFREEIYRSSQPLRVGYYETDNYTMPTPAMKRALLETKQRLEVAGHTLVPFLPSNIPHALETLGTGGLFSDGGTTFLQNFKGDFVDPCLGDLISILRLPGWLKGLLAFMMKPLLPRLSAFLNNMKSRSAGKLWELHHEIEVYRHSVMAQWRALELDVLLTPMMGPALDLNGPGKATGAVSYTLLYNCLDFPAGVVPVTTVTAEDEAQLQLYKGYFGDIWDKMLQKVVRKSVGLPVAVQCVALPWQEELCLRFMREVEQLMNPDKQLS; encoded by the exons ATGGTGCTGGACGAACCGTGGGCCGCGCTCTCCGGCGTCTCCGGGGCCGCCCTGGCCTGCTGCTTCGTGGCGGCTGCCTTGGCCCTGCGCTGGTCCAGTCGCCGGACAGCGCGGGCCTCGGCGGTCCGGGCGCGACAGAGGCAGAAAGCGGCCCTGGACACCATGGACAAGGCGGCGCAGCGCTTCCGGCTCCAG AACCCTGACCTGGACTCGGAGGCGCTGCTGGCCCTGCCCCTGCCTCAACTGGTACAGAAGTTACACAGTGGGGACCTGTATCCCGAGGCTGTGCTCTTCACCTACATAGGAAAG GCCTGGGAAGTCAACAAAGGGACTAACTGTGTGACCACCTACCTGGCAGACTGTGAGACTCAGCTGTGCAAGGTCCCAAGACAGGGCCTACTCTATGGTGTCCCCGTGAGCCTCAAGGAGTGCTTCAGCTATAAG GGCCAGGACTCGACACTGGGCTTGAGCCTGAACCAGGGGGTGCCAGCGGAGGGTGACTGTGTGGTGGTGCAGGTGCTGAAGTTGCAGGGCGCTTTGCCCTTCGTGCACACCAATGTCCCCCAGTCCATGTTCAG CTTTGACTGCAGTAACCCCCTCTTTGGCCCGACCATGAACCCATGGAATTCTTCCAAGAGCCCAGGTGGCTCCTCAGGGGGCGAGGGGGCCCTCATTGCCACTGGGGGCTCCCCACTGGGCTTAGGCACCGACATTGGAGGCAGCATCCGCTTTCCCTCAGCCTTCTGTGGCATCTGCGGCCTCAAACCCACGGGGAACCGCCTCAG CAAGAGTGGTCTGAAGGGCTGTGTCTATGGACAGGTAGCAG tACAGCTCGCAGTTGGCCCCATGGCCCGGGATGTGGAGAGCCTGGCACTGTGCCTGCGAGCGCTGCTGTGTGAGGACATGTTCCGCTTGGACCCCACCGTGCCCCCCTTGCCCTTCAGGGAGGAG ATCTACAGGAGCTCTCAGCCCCTGCGTGTAGGGTATTATGAGACTGACAACTATACCATGCCCACGCCGGCCATGAAGCGGGCCCTGCTGGAGACCAAGCAGAGACTCGAGGTTGCTGGCCACACG CTGGTTCCCTTCCTGCCGAGCAACATACCTCATGCTCTGGAGACCCTGGGCACGGGTGGGCTGTTCAGTGACGGTGGCACGACCTTCCTACAGAACTT CAAAGGTGATTTCGTGGATCCCTGCTTGGGGGACTTGATCTCAATTCTGAGGCTGCCCGGATGGCTTAAAGGACTGCTGGCTTTCATGATGAAGCCTCTG CTCCCAAGGTTATCAGCCTTTCTCAACAATATGAAGTCTCG GTCAGCCGGAAAGCTCTGGGAACTACATCATGAGATTGAG GTATACCGGCACTCTGTGATGGCCCAGTGGAGAGCTCTGGAGCTGGATGTGCTGCTCACCCCCATGATGGGCCCCGCTCTGGACCTGAACGGCCCAGGCAAGGCCACAG GGGCTGTCAGCTATACTCTGCTCTACAACTGCCTGGACTTCCCTGCGGGGGTGGTACCCGTCACCACGGTGACCGCCGAGGACGAGGCCCAACTGCAGCTTTACAAGGGCTACTTTGGGGATATCTGGGACAAGATGCTGCAGAAG GTTGTGAGGAAGAGCGTGGGGCTGCCCGTGGCTGTGCAGTGCGTGGCTCTGCCCTGGCAGGAAGAGCTGTGTCTGCGGTTCATGAGGGAGGTGGAGCAACTGATGAACCCGGACAAGCAGCTATCCTGA